The following are encoded together in the Phaseolus vulgaris cultivar G19833 chromosome 9, P. vulgaris v2.0, whole genome shotgun sequence genome:
- the LOC137820710 gene encoding GEM-like protein 1 isoform X1: MSANAPTQTQTQTTATKPHEAETQTQATATKPHETQTQTTSTKQEESQSASQPHTADYAPYPKLDPDDVVPPPPQQQEATLNTESRAPISGDAATTMPKDSNPYVTPAPVAASSTKTTLDSVKDVLGKWGKKAAEATKKAEDLAGNMWQHLKTGPSFADAAVGRIAQGTKVLAEGGYEKIFRQTFETVPEEQLLKTYACYLSTSAGPVMGVLYLSTAKLAFCSDNPLSYQMGDQTQWSYYKVVIPLHQLRAINASTSRTNSSEKYIQIISVDNHEFWFMGFVHYDSAVKNIQGALQPH, translated from the exons ATGAGTGCTAACGCCCCCACCCAAACCCAAACCCAAACCACCGCCACCAAACCTCACGAAGCCGAAACCCAAACCCAAGCCACCGCCACCAAACCTCACGAAACCCAAACCCAAACCACCAGCACCAAACAGGAAGAATCCCAGTCTGCATCTCAGCCTCACACCGCCGATTATGCTCCATACCCTAAACTGGACCCAGACGACGTCGTGCCACCTCCTCCTCAACAACAAGAAGCTACCCTCAATACTGAATCTCGTGCCCCAATCTCCGGCGATGCTGCCACTACCATGCCCAAAGACTCCAATCCCTATGTCACTCCTGCGCCCGTTGCCGCTTCTTCTACTAAGA CTACTTTAGATTCCGTGAAAGACGTTCTCGGCAAATGGGGCAAGAAAGCCGCCGAGGCCACCAAAAAGGCAGAGGATCTCGCCGGCAACATGTGGCAGCACT TGAAAACGGGTCCAAGTTTTGCGGATGCAGCAGTGGGGAGGATTGCTCAGGGAACTAAAGTTCTTGCGGAAGGAGGGTATGAGAAGATCTTTAGGCAAACTTTTGAGACAGTTCCAGAGGAGCAGCTTCTGAAAACGTATGCATGCTACTTGTCTACTTCGGCTGGACCTGTGATGGGGGTCTTGTATTTGTCAACGGCGAAGCTGGCGTTTTGTAGTGATAACCCACTTTCTTACCAAATGGGTGACCAGACTCAATGGAGCTATTATAAG GTGGTGATTCCATTGCACCAACTGAGAGCAATAAACGCATCAACAAGCAGAACCAACTCATCTGAAAAATATATACAGATTATCTCTGTAGACAACCATGAATTTTGGTTTATGGGGTTTGTGCACTATGACAGCGCTGTTAAAAATATTCAAGGAGCATTGCAGCCTCATTGA
- the LOC137820899 gene encoding zinc-finger homeodomain protein 2-like, protein MEFHHHQDQEEEEEEEEEEEEEEEMGFSVAAPGYDSFGNAAARSKITSAEGLPATVNSGRKGGSTGTVRYRECQKNHAVSIGGHAVDGCCEFLAAGEEGTLEAVICAACNCHRNFHRKEIDGEISPYQLRSQPQPQPLHPQYHHQFSPYYHRGPPPSSAGYLHHHHLLTPPVSQHRPLALPPLASGGVFSREEEDMSNPSSSGGGFGGGSGSGTKKRFRTKFTQEQKDKMLAFAEKLGWRIQKHDEAAVEQFCAETCVKRHVLKVWMHNNKHTLANSEQRSAGNGSNHLNSSTIIANSELSPKGD, encoded by the exons ATGGAATTTCACCACCACCAAGAccaggaggaggaggaggaggaagaagaggaggaggaggaagaggaggaaaTGGGATTCTCGGTGGCGGCGCCGGGTTACGACTCTTTCGGAAACGCGGCCGCCAGGTCTAAAATTACCTCCGCTGAGGGACTTCCGGCCACCGTCAACTCTGGTCGGAAAGGCGGCTCCACGGGGACGGTCAGATACAGAGAATGTCAGAAGAATCATGCCGTCAGCATCGGCGGCCACGCCGTCGATGGATGCTGCGAGTTCTTGGCCGCCGGAGAGGAAGGCACGTTGGAGGCCGTAATTTGCGCCGCCTGTAACTGCCACCGCAATTTTCACCGCAAGGAGATCGACGGGGAAATCAGCCCTTACCAGCTGCGCTCGCAGCCGCAGCCGCAACCGCTGCATCCTCAGTATCACCACCAATTCTCCCCTTACTACCACCGCGGGCCACCACCTTCTTCCGCGGGATacctccaccaccaccaccttttAACCCCTCCTGTGTCGCAGCATCGGCCTTTGGCGCTACCACCGCTGGCTTCGGGAGGAGTGTTCAGTAGAGAAGAGGAGGACATGTCAAACCCCAGCTCGAGCGGCGGCGGTTTTGGTGGCGGTAGCGGCAGTGGAACGAAGAAGAGGTTTAGGACAAAATTCACGCAAGAGCAGAAGGATAAGATGCTGGCATTTGCGGAGAAGTTAGGATGGAGAATTCAGAAGCATGACGAAGCTGCTGTGGAACAATTCTGCGCTGAAACTTGTGTGAAGAGACATGTGCTCAAGGTCTGGATGCACAATAACAAACACACTCTCG CTAATTCTGAGCAACGTTCAGCTGGGAATGGATCGAATCACTTGAACAGCTCCACCATAATTGCGAATTCAGAACTCTCTCCCAAGGGAGATTAA
- the LOC137820710 gene encoding GEM-like protein 1 isoform X2 — protein sequence MSANAPTQTQTQTTATKPHEAETQTQATATKPHETQTQTTSTKQEESQSASQPHTADYAPYPKLDPDDVVPPPPQQQEATLNTESRAPISGDAATTMPKDSNPYVTPAPVAASSTKNSVKDVLGKWGKKAAEATKKAEDLAGNMWQHLKTGPSFADAAVGRIAQGTKVLAEGGYEKIFRQTFETVPEEQLLKTYACYLSTSAGPVMGVLYLSTAKLAFCSDNPLSYQMGDQTQWSYYKVVIPLHQLRAINASTSRTNSSEKYIQIISVDNHEFWFMGFVHYDSAVKNIQGALQPH from the exons ATGAGTGCTAACGCCCCCACCCAAACCCAAACCCAAACCACCGCCACCAAACCTCACGAAGCCGAAACCCAAACCCAAGCCACCGCCACCAAACCTCACGAAACCCAAACCCAAACCACCAGCACCAAACAGGAAGAATCCCAGTCTGCATCTCAGCCTCACACCGCCGATTATGCTCCATACCCTAAACTGGACCCAGACGACGTCGTGCCACCTCCTCCTCAACAACAAGAAGCTACCCTCAATACTGAATCTCGTGCCCCAATCTCCGGCGATGCTGCCACTACCATGCCCAAAGACTCCAATCCCTATGTCACTCCTGCGCCCGTTGCCGCTTCTTCTACTAAGA ATTCCGTGAAAGACGTTCTCGGCAAATGGGGCAAGAAAGCCGCCGAGGCCACCAAAAAGGCAGAGGATCTCGCCGGCAACATGTGGCAGCACT TGAAAACGGGTCCAAGTTTTGCGGATGCAGCAGTGGGGAGGATTGCTCAGGGAACTAAAGTTCTTGCGGAAGGAGGGTATGAGAAGATCTTTAGGCAAACTTTTGAGACAGTTCCAGAGGAGCAGCTTCTGAAAACGTATGCATGCTACTTGTCTACTTCGGCTGGACCTGTGATGGGGGTCTTGTATTTGTCAACGGCGAAGCTGGCGTTTTGTAGTGATAACCCACTTTCTTACCAAATGGGTGACCAGACTCAATGGAGCTATTATAAG GTGGTGATTCCATTGCACCAACTGAGAGCAATAAACGCATCAACAAGCAGAACCAACTCATCTGAAAAATATATACAGATTATCTCTGTAGACAACCATGAATTTTGGTTTATGGGGTTTGTGCACTATGACAGCGCTGTTAAAAATATTCAAGGAGCATTGCAGCCTCATTGA